Within Deinococcus sp. YIM 134068, the genomic segment CGCCGTGCCGATGAGTTCGAACGCACGTTGAACGGCGGGCAGGAGAGGTTGGCCCGGTTGCAGTTGGTCCGTGAAGCGCAGCAGCATCTCCTTCGTGCCGCCGCCGCCGGGGATCAGGCCGACGCCCACTTCCACCAGCCCCATGTACGTCTCCGCGCTGGCGACGATGTGATCGGCGTGGATGGAGAACTCGCACCCGCCGCCGAGCGCCAGGCCGAAGGGGGCCGCCACGGTCGGGTGGGGGCTGAAGCGCATGGAGGTCGTGACCTGCTGGAACTGCTTGATCTGGTCGTCCAGCTCGTCCCACTCCTCGGCCTGAGCCTGCGCGAGCACCAGCGGCAGGTTCGCCCCCGCGCTGAAGTTCTCACCCTGGTTGCCGAGGACGAGGCCAGCGTAGCCCATCTCCCCCACGAGCTTGTGCGCGTCCTGCACGGCACGGAGCTGGTCTTCGCCGAGCGCATTCATCTTCGCGTGCCACTCGACGAGCAGAACGCCATCGCCCATATCCACGACGCTCGCGCCCGCCCGCTTCTTGATGACCTTCGTCGCGTCCTTTTTCAGGTCGGTCAGGATGAAGTAGGGGGCCTCGTACTTCGTCGGCTCACCGCTCGGCGTGACCGTCTCCTCGCCCATGTAGAACCGCTCGCGGCCCGAGTCCTTCACGGCTTGCAGGAGGGGTGGGAGGGTACGGCCCTCCGCTTCCAGATTGGCGATGACGGTTTGAACGCCCAGCGTGTCCATCGTCTCGAAGGGGCCTTCCTCCCAGCCGAAGCCCCACTTCAGGGCGTTGTCGATGTCCTGAAGACGGTCGCTGACATGCCCGGCCATCTTCGCCGCGTACCAGAAGCCGTCGTTCATCACGCCGCGCAGGAAGTCGCCCTCCTTGCCCTCGGCGGTGTAGAGGGCTTTTACCCGCTGGGCGAGAGGCTGACTCTTCACCGCCTCCACGGCGGGCACGCTGACCTTGCCCCGGTCCTCGTACTCCAGGGTGTCGAGGTTGAGGCTCAGAATCTTCGTCTTGCCGCGCTCGTCCTTCGTCTTCTTGTAAAAGCCGCTGCCCGTCTTGTCCCCGAGCCACTTCTTCTCCTCCACCAGCTTTCGGAAGGTGTCGGTGAGGCTGAAATCCTCGTCCTCCGGCGTGGCTTTCCCGAGGTCGCCCGCGACGTGGGAGATGATGTCCAGCCCGCTCAGGTCGGCGGTGCGGAAGGTCGCACTCTTGGCGCGGCCCAGGGCGGGGCCGGTGAGCCCATCCACCTCGTCCGGCGTCAGGCCCGCGCGCTCCATATGCTTCATCGCGCGGATGATCCCGTAGACGCCGATGCGGTTGGCGACGAAGCCGGGCACGTCGTTGGCGACGACCACGCCCTTGCCGAGGGTGTGGTCCGCGAACTCGGAGAAGGTCCTCAGCACCTCGGGATCGGTCTTCGGCGTGGGGATCACTTCGAGGAGGTGCAGGTAGCGCGGCGGGTTGAAGAAGTGCGCGCCCACGAACCGCCGCTGGAAGTCCTCGCCCCGGCCCTCGATCTGGAGGTGCATGGGAATGCCCGAGGAGTTGGAGGAGATGATGGCCGTCTTCTTGGCGACCCCCTCCACCCGCGCCCACAGGTCCCGCTTGGCGTCCAGCTTCTCGATGATCGCCTCAAGAATCCAGTCGGCGTCCCTGAGTTTCTTCAGGTCGTCTTCGAGGTTGCCCGGCGTGATGAGGGCGGCCCGCGACGGGTCCATGAAGGCGGCGGGGCTGGCCTTCAGCGCCCGCTGAATCCCCTGCTTGGCGAGGAAATTGCGGTCCGGGTTGTCCGGCAACACGATGTCGAGCAGCGTGACGGGAATGCCCGCGTTGGCGAGCTGGGCGGCGATGGCGGCACCCATCACGCCCGCGCCGATGACGGCGGCCCTCTGAATTCGGTACGGCTGTATTCTCATGCGACCTCCGGTGGCTCCGTTGTAATTCTTGAACTCGGTCCAAAGTTTAGGGCGCGCGGGGGGCGTTTGTCCACCGGAGGGTCTGACCGTTCGACCGTCCAACGGTCTAACCGCTTGAAGGGTCGGACGGTTTCGCCTTTGGACGGTTCGACCGTTCGACCTTTAGACGCCCCTTGCGGCCAGCCACGCCCGCGCCGCCGTCTCCAACGCACCGAGGGAGGCGAATCCGACGGCCTTCGCGGCGGCATCCCCCTGCCCGGTCTCCGCGAAGGTCTTAGCCAACAGCCACGGCTCTTCCCTCCCGCGTGTCTCGGCCAGGAACTCCACCACGCCGAGGCCCTGGCGGTAGGCGTGGTCCCAGCGGTTTTCGGGGACGGCGGGGAAGTCGGCGAGGTCGGCCAGCGGCACCCAGCCCGACCGGGCGTAGCCGTTGACCCGGCTCTGCCACGCCTGCCACCCGCGCTCGGAGACGAAGGTGCGGGCGGCGAAGTTCGCCAGCCCCTCGTGCAGCCACCAGGGGATGCGCTTGTCCCGGCCTGCGCCTGCCGCCAGCCCGACCGCGAGATGGGTGAACTCGTGGGTCAGCACCCGCAGGGTCGCCCCCTCCACCTCTGCCGGGGTTCCACCCGCCAGCACGAGCTTGATCGCCTCCCCCGGCTCGTTCCAGCCCGCGACGGGGGGCAGCGAGAGGTAGACGCTGGCGCTGAGGCTGGAGGAGTCCGGGTAGACCTTGACCACGGCGTCACCCGGCACGGGGAGGCCCAGCACGTTCCTCACCTCCCCGGCGGCGCGGGTCAGCAGCGGGGCGATGATGGCGGTGCGCTCCGCCAGACCCGGCGCGTTCAGGGCAAGCAGGGTGCCCGTCTCCGTCCGCACGGGCTGGAAGGCCTCGCCCGCGTAGCGCCACACCTCTCCCACCCGCATGAGCCGGACGGGCAGCGTGACGCGGCTGACCTGTCCGGGCACCCGCGTCCAGACGAGGGTGAGGGTCGCGTCGGCCTGCGTCCCCTGCTCCCGAATATCGCCCAGGGTATAGGTCACGTCGGCGGGCACCCTGCGCGTCAGGTCCGCCGCGAAATTCGCGCCCTCCACGGTGAACGTGCCGCCGGGGGCGAGCAGATTGCGGTAAGCGACGGCGTCCCCGGCACGTGCGGCGGTCTGGAGCGCCTGCGCCAGCTCCTGCGGCGTGCGTTGCGCGTGGGCGGCGGGGGCGAGCAGCGTCGTCAGCACGAGCAGAGCGGCGCGAAGGGTCATGCCCCAGCTTAGAGAGCGGAGGGGTTGGGGGATGCCCGCGAGAGTTGCATTTCGGGAGCAAGGGAGGCGAGTGGGAACGGGCCGAACTCTCCAAACGTTTCGTCCATCTAATTCCCCGGCAGGAACCCCTTTACCACATAGACGACGACCAACCCACCCAACGCCGCGAGGGCCGCGAGGCTGAGGCGGCGGTCCCCCCGCCACGCGCCCACCGCCACCCACACGGCGGCAAGGACGGGCACGAGCGCGACGCAGGCGACGCCGACGTAGGCGTAGCGCGGCAGCACCACACCCAGCGCGAGCAGGACGACGCCCACCCAGAAGCCCGCCGGGTACAGCCAGTGTGGCAGGCCCGCGAGTTCGGTATCGGGCGGAGAGGACGGCGGGTGGGTCACACGGGGGCCTCACTCCAGACACGATGAGAGGAGCGGCACCCGTCCGTTCCCCTCCCCATCCCAATCACCCTCAAGACGCGCATCCTTCGTCCTCTATTCCCCGTCATCGATTCCTCCCCAGCGCGTCATCCAGAGTAGTCGATGAGTGGACAGAAGCCGCAGGAGCACCGGGGGAGAGCCTTCAGCCTCGCTTCACACGGGGGGCGGTCCTACCGTCCGGCACGGCGGGGTCGGGTCTTCTGAGCGGCGGAGGTTTCCCCCATGACCATGACCAATCAACTGGATGAAACGCTCGCCCTCCTCACGGGCGGCGCGGAAAACATCGACCCGAACCTCGCCGTCACGCACCTGCGCTCGTGGCAGGCCGCCGTCGCGGGCGAACCCGCCGGGGGCCTGCTCGCCGCGCAACTGGGCAAGGTCGCCGAACTCCTGCAATCCGGGCAGTACACCGAGGCGCTGGCCTCCCTCCCCCCGATGGGTGCCGAGGTGGAGGGACTGGCCCGCACCGCCCCGGAGGAGGTGCAGGACACGCTGATGCGTCTGGCCGAGGTGCTGCATCTGTCGGACGGAGGGCTGGACGGCTAGAGGGAAAGTAATGAGGGTTGAGTGATGAGTGATGAGGGGCAGCGATTCCTGTTTTCCCCATCACGCGTTCCTCATCACCCATCACCCCCGCCACCCTCGCCGGGGTACGCTCAGGCATGCCAGTCAAAGTGCTGTTCTGGGACATCGGCGGGGTGCTGCTCACGAACGGGTGGGACCGCGAGCAGCGGGCGGACGTGGTGGCCCGCTTCGGGCTGGACGCGGAGGACTTCGGCGAGCGGCACAAGCTGGCGGCCCCGGAGCTGGAGCTGGGCCGCATGAGCCTCGCGGAATACATGGAGCAGACGGTGTTCCACGCGCCGCGCTCCTTCACGCCGGACGACTTCCGGGCCGCGATGGAGGCCGAGAGCCTGCCGCACGGCGAGTCGCTGGCGCTGGAGGTCGCGCGGGGCCTGGAGGGGCGCTACCGCATGTACTCGCTGAACAACGAGGGCCGCGACCTCAACGAGTACCGCATCCGCACCTACGACCTGGGCAGCTTCCTGCTGGGCTTTTTCACCTCCTGCTACCTGGGCGTGATGAAGCCCAACCCGGCGATCTACCGCCTGGGCCTGAGCCTCGCCCACATCCGCCCCGACGAGGCCGTGATGATCGACGACCGGGAGCAGAACGCGCAGGCGGCCCGCTCGGTCGGGATGCACGCCGTCCGCTACGAGAACGCCGCGCAACTCCGGGAGGAACTGGCGGCGCTGGGGGTGAGCTAGAGGTCAGGTTGGCGGCGTGGTCACACCTTCACGAACTCCTGCACGCCCAGGACGAACATCACCGCGCCGCCCACGGAAACCTCCACCGGGTCGCCCACCATCCCCTCGCCCTGCTCGCCCATCGGCACGCCGGGCGAGACGAGGCGGGTGCGGGTGCGGCAGGTGCGCTGCACGTGGCGCTTGAGTTCGGCGAAGCGCTCGTCGGGCACGCCGATCATCAGGGTGGTGTTGCCC encodes:
- a CDS encoding 3-hydroxyacyl-CoA dehydrogenase/enoyl-CoA hydratase family protein, whose translation is MRIQPYRIQRAAVIGAGVMGAAIAAQLANAGIPVTLLDIVLPDNPDRNFLAKQGIQRALKASPAAFMDPSRAALITPGNLEDDLKKLRDADWILEAIIEKLDAKRDLWARVEGVAKKTAIISSNSSGIPMHLQIEGRGEDFQRRFVGAHFFNPPRYLHLLEVIPTPKTDPEVLRTFSEFADHTLGKGVVVANDVPGFVANRIGVYGIIRAMKHMERAGLTPDEVDGLTGPALGRAKSATFRTADLSGLDIISHVAGDLGKATPEDEDFSLTDTFRKLVEEKKWLGDKTGSGFYKKTKDERGKTKILSLNLDTLEYEDRGKVSVPAVEAVKSQPLAQRVKALYTAEGKEGDFLRGVMNDGFWYAAKMAGHVSDRLQDIDNALKWGFGWEEGPFETMDTLGVQTVIANLEAEGRTLPPLLQAVKDSGRERFYMGEETVTPSGEPTKYEAPYFILTDLKKDATKVIKKRAGASVVDMGDGVLLVEWHAKMNALGEDQLRAVQDAHKLVGEMGYAGLVLGNQGENFSAGANLPLVLAQAQAEEWDELDDQIKQFQQVTTSMRFSPHPTVAAPFGLALGGGCEFSIHADHIVASAETYMGLVEVGVGLIPGGGGTKEMLLRFTDQLQPGQPLLPAVQRAFELIGTAKVSTSALEARKLGFLRDHDTVAMNKNRILEEAKRQVLALAPGYVQPTPRQDIPVMGDAAIAAVKLALYGMTEGGYATKYDAEVGKQLARVLSGGVGNNRNAKVSEQHLLDLEREAFLTLLGKKGTQDRIAHMLKTGKPLRN
- a CDS encoding cyclic-di-AMP receptor — protein: MKLVLAVIQDADAAALVRVLSENAFEVTKLASTGGFLREGNTTLMIGVPDERFAELKRHVQRTCRTRTRLVSPGVPMGEQGEGMVGDPVEVSVGGAVMFVLGVQEFVKV
- a CDS encoding HAD family hydrolase translates to MPVKVLFWDIGGVLLTNGWDREQRADVVARFGLDAEDFGERHKLAAPELELGRMSLAEYMEQTVFHAPRSFTPDDFRAAMEAESLPHGESLALEVARGLEGRYRMYSLNNEGRDLNEYRIRTYDLGSFLLGFFTSCYLGVMKPNPAIYRLGLSLAHIRPDEAVMIDDREQNAQAARSVGMHAVRYENAAQLREELAALGVS